A genome region from Streptomyces sp. S4.7 includes the following:
- a CDS encoding DJ-1/PfpI family protein: MDKGWSPREAGVLVVPGGGYTAKDGPGVNTLITDRGFLRRLAASQAQPVGICTGVMVLSAAGLTKGRNATTHAGAKADLAAQGTTVINARVVDDGDLITGGGITSGLEVALWLVERYVGAELAQRVETVLEYERRGTVWRRPSG; this comes from the coding sequence GTGGACAAGGGCTGGTCGCCGCGGGAGGCGGGCGTGCTCGTGGTGCCGGGTGGCGGCTACACGGCCAAGGACGGACCGGGCGTGAACACGCTCATCACCGACAGAGGATTTCTGCGCCGGCTGGCCGCATCGCAGGCGCAGCCGGTGGGCATCTGTACGGGCGTCATGGTGCTGTCGGCCGCGGGGCTGACCAAGGGACGCAATGCCACGACCCACGCGGGCGCGAAGGCGGATCTGGCCGCTCAGGGCACGACGGTGATCAACGCGCGGGTGGTCGACGACGGCGACCTGATCACCGGCGGCGGCATCACCTCCGGGCTGGAGGTCGCGCTGTGGCTTGTGGAGCGCTACGTGGGCGCGGAACTGGCCCAGCGGGTGGAGACGGTGCTGGAGTACGAGAGGCGCGGCACGGTATGGCGGCGGCCATCGGGCTGA